The Candidatus Angelobacter sp. genome window below encodes:
- the mnmE gene encoding tRNA uridine-5-carboxymethylaminomethyl(34) synthesis GTPase MnmE → MINKETIAAPATSSSGLGAIFLVRISGKESIDIVENIFRPVNSRKILRNQKSHSVHLGYLSNNGKDLDQVLVSLFRSPHSYTGEDMVEISCHGSSYIRDKLLQLLLEKGARMARPGEFTMRAFINGKMDLSQAEAVADLIYAESESSHSIAMMQMRGGIFPIIKELRKELIQFASILELELDFSSENVEFYSKEDLYKLLDKLENKLKGLIDSFSLGNALKQGVSVVLVGAPNSGKSTLFNALLKENRSIVSKIPGTTRDVIEESLILDGIRFRFIDTAGIRQTEDDIEKISIQKTIEIIRKAQLIIYLFDATSFEEERILNDISKIRASRIFIVANKIDLANKIDLKMIKIDLSSFFQISAKLGIGINGLKNALSNFVDRKILDQKMVISQWRHYEAFIGTLDSIYEIRKGIERGLSEDLIAMDIRQALHFLGEVTGDVSTDNLLENIFSKFCIGK, encoded by the coding sequence ATGATTAATAAAGAAACTATAGCAGCTCCTGCTACATCAAGTAGCGGACTTGGGGCTATTTTTCTAGTTAGGATATCCGGAAAAGAATCTATCGACATAGTCGAAAATATTTTTAGACCAGTTAATTCAAGAAAAATTTTGAGAAATCAAAAATCTCATAGTGTCCATTTAGGATATTTATCAAATAATGGCAAGGATTTAGATCAAGTGTTAGTTTCTTTATTCAGGTCTCCGCATTCCTACACTGGGGAAGACATGGTAGAAATTTCTTGTCATGGATCTTCTTATATACGAGATAAGCTTTTACAGTTGCTTCTAGAAAAAGGAGCTAGAATGGCTCGTCCAGGTGAATTTACTATGCGTGCTTTTATAAATGGAAAAATGGATCTATCTCAGGCTGAAGCTGTCGCAGATCTTATTTATGCGGAATCTGAGTCATCTCATAGTATTGCTATGATGCAGATGAGAGGAGGCATTTTTCCTATTATTAAAGAGTTACGTAAAGAACTTATTCAATTCGCTTCTATTCTTGAGTTGGAGTTGGATTTTTCTTCAGAAAATGTAGAATTTTACAGTAAGGAAGATCTATATAAGCTTTTGGATAAGCTTGAAAATAAATTAAAAGGTTTGATTGATTCTTTTTCCTTAGGTAACGCGCTAAAGCAGGGAGTTTCTGTTGTACTAGTTGGGGCTCCAAACTCTGGAAAATCCACATTGTTTAATGCTCTATTGAAGGAAAATAGATCTATAGTTTCAAAAATTCCGGGAACGACACGTGACGTTATTGAAGAGAGTCTTATCTTAGATGGGATCCGTTTTAGGTTTATAGATACTGCTGGCATAAGACAAACAGAGGATGATATTGAGAAAATAAGTATTCAAAAAACTATTGAAATAATTAGGAAAGCACAATTGATTATTTATCTTTTTGACGCAACTTCTTTTGAAGAAGAAAGAATCCTTAATGATATTTCTAAAATTAGAGCTTCTAGAATCTTTATTGTGGCTAATAAGATTGATCTAGCTAATAAGATTGATCTAAAGATGATTAAGATTGATCTTTCTTCTTTTTTCCAAATATCCGCTAAATTAGGGATAGGGATTAATGGATTGAAGAATGCTCTGTCTAATTTTGTAGATAGGAAAATTTTAGATCAAAAGATGGTTATTTCACAATGGAGACATTATGAAGCATTTATAGGAACTTTGGACTCTATTTATGAAATACGAAAAGGTATTGAACGAGGTCTTTCCGAAGACTTGATCGCAATGGATATTCGTCAGGCTCTACATTTTTTAGGAGAGGTTACAGGAGATGTAAGTACAGATAATTTACTGGAAAACATTTTTTCAAAATTTTGTATAGGTAAATAA
- the rplS gene encoding 50S ribosomal protein L19 has protein sequence MHSLIKYVQEKYVIKERKFPVFLSGYTITIHSEVIEGEKNRTQSFKGVVIQKKGKKFVKTFTLRKKSGDIGIERIFMINQPSIKKIEINKKGKVRRSRIYYLRNLKGKKALIKEKR, from the coding sequence ATGCATAGTCTTATAAAATACGTGCAAGAAAAATACGTAATAAAGGAAAGAAAATTCCCAGTTTTCCTATCTGGTTATACGATAACAATTCACTCTGAAGTTATAGAAGGAGAAAAGAATAGAACTCAGTCTTTTAAGGGGGTAGTTATTCAGAAAAAAGGAAAAAAATTTGTAAAAACCTTTACTCTTCGTAAAAAGAGTGGGGATATTGGTATTGAGCGAATATTTATGATAAATCAACCTTCAATTAAAAAAATTGAAATAAACAAAAAAGGTAAAGTGAGAAGATCTAGGATTTATTATTTACGAAACCTAAAAGGAAAGAAAGCTCTAATTAAAGAAAAAAGGTAA
- a CDS encoding 2,3,4,5-tetrahydropyridine-2,6-dicarboxylate N-succinyltransferase: MKKRFKKVIEENWMDKKSWKEDSVKNVVFEIIEKLDQGILRVSEPLNLETWKVNEWIKKSILMYFSIQKMEVFKSGNLEFHDKIPLKGRYREKNIRVVPPAIARYGSYISSGVVLMPSYVNIGAYIGASTMIDTWATIGSCAQIGQRVHISGGVGIGGVLEPIQKSPVIIEDDVFVGSRCIVVEGVHIKKEAVLGANVVLTSSTKIIDVTKSQSKLMKGIIPARSVVIPGSYPKEFPTAGTYHIPCALIIGKRKESTDKKTSLNEALREYKVSF, translated from the coding sequence ATGAAAAAAAGATTTAAAAAGGTAATAGAGGAAAACTGGATGGATAAGAAATCATGGAAAGAAGATTCTGTGAAAAATGTTGTTTTTGAAATAATTGAAAAACTTGATCAAGGAATTCTTAGAGTATCTGAGCCATTAAACCTAGAAACATGGAAGGTTAACGAATGGATCAAAAAATCCATATTAATGTATTTTTCTATACAAAAAATGGAAGTATTTAAATCAGGAAATTTAGAATTTCATGATAAAATTCCATTAAAGGGTAGATATAGAGAAAAAAATATTAGAGTGGTTCCCCCTGCTATTGCACGATATGGATCTTATATCTCTTCTGGAGTTGTGCTAATGCCTTCCTATGTAAATATTGGAGCTTATATTGGAGCATCTACTATGATAGATACTTGGGCCACTATAGGTAGTTGTGCTCAAATTGGGCAAAGGGTACATATTAGTGGAGGAGTAGGGATAGGAGGCGTTTTAGAACCTATTCAGAAATCCCCAGTAATTATTGAAGATGATGTCTTTGTAGGTTCAAGATGTATCGTAGTTGAAGGAGTCCATATAAAGAAAGAAGCTGTTTTAGGTGCTAATGTAGTTTTGACCTCTTCCACTAAAATTATCGATGTGACAAAGTCTCAATCCAAACTAATGAAAGGAATCATTCCAGCTCGTTCTGTGGTAATTCCTGGATCTTATCCTAAGGAATTCCCAACTGCCGGTACTTATCATATTCCATGTGCCCTAATTATTGGAAAGAGAAAAGAGAGTACCGATAAAAAAACCTCTTTAAATGAAGCTTTAAGGGAATATAAAGTCTCTTTCTGA
- the ruvX gene encoding Holliday junction resolvase RuvX, whose amino-acid sequence MSKILGIDYGVKRTGISITDEFNFIACGLTTVPTKKLFYFLNEYFKKESIKKIVLGLPRTELSLEKVIQKFINEFRKKHSEELTIVRIDECFTSKLAKYTIAKSYLKRKKRMDKSIVDKISAAIILQSFLDRERFSSIYR is encoded by the coding sequence ATGTCAAAAATATTAGGCATAGATTATGGTGTGAAAAGGACTGGAATATCCATTACGGATGAGTTTAATTTTATTGCTTGCGGATTAACTACAGTCCCAACAAAAAAGTTATTTTACTTTCTAAACGAATATTTCAAGAAAGAATCTATAAAAAAAATTGTTCTAGGTCTTCCTAGAACAGAATTATCTTTGGAAAAAGTTATTCAAAAATTTATTAATGAATTTAGAAAAAAACATTCTGAAGAACTTACAATAGTTCGTATTGACGAATGTTTTACTTCAAAATTAGCTAAATATACAATTGCAAAAAGTTATCTAAAAAGGAAAAAAAGAATGGATAAATCTATTGTAGATAAAATAAGTGCTGCAATTATTTTGCAATCTTTTCTAGATAGAGAAAGATTTTCCTCAATCTATAGATGA
- the def gene encoding peptide deformylase — protein MIHPIILYGNPILRKKCKDINPHYPSLKKMIEDMFETMDKAEGIGLAAPQIGQNVRLFIIETKVFINSKVLKIYGKNSKLQEGCLSIPSIFEEIERPTHIEIEYYNEHWIKHKEILDGLNSRVIQHEYDHIEGKLFIDYLPPEFLKNKLKEIYLGKVKTKYKIMK, from the coding sequence ATGATTCACCCAATCATACTTTACGGTAATCCTATCTTGAGAAAAAAATGTAAAGATATAAATCCCCATTATCCTTCTTTAAAAAAAATGATTGAAGATATGTTTGAAACGATGGATAAAGCAGAAGGGATAGGCTTAGCTGCACCTCAAATTGGGCAGAATGTTCGATTATTTATTATCGAAACTAAAGTTTTCATAAACTCTAAAGTTTTAAAGATATATGGGAAAAATTCTAAATTACAAGAAGGATGTTTAAGCATCCCATCTATCTTTGAAGAGATAGAAAGACCCACACACATAGAAATTGAGTATTATAACGAACATTGGATAAAACATAAAGAAATTTTAGATGGCTTAAACTCCAGAGTAATTCAACATGAATATGATCATATTGAAGGTAAACTATTTATCGATTATCTTCCCCCTGAATTCCTAAAAAATAAGCTAAAAGAAATCTATCTAGGTAAAGTAAAAACAAAATATAAAATAATGAAGTAA
- the rplT gene encoding 50S ribosomal protein L20 produces MARSVNSVASRNRRKKILNLAKGYYGARSKVYTVAKNAVERALQYAYTGRKKKKRFFRSLWIQRINAGVRIHGISYSSFMDKIKKVNIGLNRKVLSDLATNFPEVFKEIVESVA; encoded by the coding sequence ATGGCAAGATCGGTAAATTCTGTAGCTTCTAGAAATAGAAGAAAAAAAATTTTAAATTTAGCAAAAGGTTATTATGGAGCTAGAAGTAAAGTATATACTGTAGCTAAAAATGCTGTAGAAAGGGCTCTTCAATATGCTTATACAGGTAGAAAAAAAAAAAAGAGATTTTTTAGATCTTTGTGGATCCAGCGTATTAATGCAGGGGTTCGTATTCATGGGATATCTTATTCAAGTTTTATGGATAAAATAAAGAAGGTAAATATTGGATTAAACCGAAAAGTACTATCTGATTTAGCAACGAATTTTCCAGAAGTTTTTAAGGAAATAGTAGAATCTGTAGCTTAA
- the rpmI gene encoding 50S ribosomal protein L35, whose protein sequence is MPKLKSKSGAKKRFQLTSNGNIKRKHAFKNHILTKKTHKRKKRLTHFTSVNPADFKNIKRQLLT, encoded by the coding sequence ATGCCAAAATTGAAAAGTAAATCTGGAGCCAAAAAACGTTTCCAGTTAACTTCTAATGGAAATATTAAGAGAAAGCATGCATTTAAAAATCACATTCTAACTAAAAAAACTCATAAAAGAAAAAAAAGACTGACCCATTTTACATCGGTAAACCCTGCAGATTTTAAAAATATCAAACGTCAACTTTTGACGTAA
- the infC gene encoding translation initiation factor IF-3 has product MHRKFSKKKSNIHRIKVNKEKNLHPINEHIYSKEVRLISEDGSGVFPILEALKIAKDQGLDLVEVDSVSRPPVCRILSYKKFLYDQKKKKKQLNRDKKRIIKEIRFGLQTSSHDLEFKIKNAERFLKSKERVKVSLFFKGRNILHKGKGEEMINRFVDVLSPFGRIEQAIRTEGKRMFIILSPK; this is encoded by the coding sequence TTGCATAGAAAATTTTCTAAAAAAAAAAGTAATATCCATAGGATTAAAGTCAATAAGGAAAAAAATCTTCACCCAATTAATGAGCATATTTACTCAAAAGAGGTTAGGTTAATTAGTGAAGATGGAAGTGGGGTTTTTCCTATTTTAGAAGCTCTAAAAATAGCTAAAGATCAAGGGTTAGATCTAGTTGAAGTTGATTCAGTATCTAGGCCCCCTGTTTGTAGGATTCTAAGTTATAAAAAGTTTTTATACGACCAAAAAAAAAAGAAAAAGCAGTTAAATAGAGATAAAAAACGGATAATAAAGGAAATCCGCTTTGGACTTCAAACTAGTTCACATGATCTAGAATTCAAGATAAAAAATGCTGAAAGATTTTTGAAATCGAAAGAAAGAGTTAAAGTTTCTCTATTCTTTAAGGGGAGGAACATTCTCCATAAAGGGAAGGGCGAGGAAATGATCAATAGATTTGTTGATGTTTTGAGTCCATTTGGTCGTATAGAACAAGCGATAAGAACGGAGGGTAAACGAATGTTTATAATTCTATCTCCTAAATGA
- the thrS gene encoding threonine--tRNA ligase produces MIIRFPNGKGIPNGKVITPAKIVKGISHSFSKRVLSASINGQQIELDIEIFEDDELSFYTWHNSLGKKAFWHSSAHLLAQAILNFYPKANLHIGFPIENGFYSDLDFGEANLKDFNKIEKKIMENALKSTTFKSDTFSKNEAIKHYEGNKYKIELIESFQVITFCTYGDFTYLCKGVHIPHTGLIKAVKILNTSGSYWKVNEQLTRIYGISFPRKEYLEEYLLILEETKKRDHRKLGKELGLFIFSERVGSGLPLWGPKGTDLLKRMENFLIKLQKKSGYEMVITPHIGHKILYETSGHWKKYGKNSFKPIRTPNKEEEFLLKPMNCPHHCEIYRNKKFSYRDLPKRLAEFGTVYRYEKSGELHGISRTRSFTQDDAHIFCTQDQLSIEIQSVIDMIFYVFRVFGFKEYTAKISLRDNRNSYIGSEENWKKSEEAIIHSSRMKNLKTILAYGEAAFYGPKLDFMVKDSLGRNWQLGTIQVDYNLPECFDLSYKGIDNKFHRPVIIHRAHFGSLERFSAILLEHTVGNLPLWLAPTQVILLPIKKKNLKFAKKVLDLLYIYGVRSILDERNENISKKIRDAETYKIPIIAVIGDKEQEKGTISVRRHIIGNLGSISINLFLDFLRKEINFYKNI; encoded by the coding sequence ATGATTATTCGTTTTCCTAATGGCAAAGGAATTCCTAATGGCAAAGTAATAACTCCCGCTAAAATAGTTAAAGGTATCAGTCATAGTTTTTCAAAAAGAGTTTTATCAGCTAGTATTAACGGACAACAAATTGAATTAGATATAGAAATATTCGAAGATGATGAATTATCTTTTTATACATGGCATAATAGCCTAGGTAAAAAGGCTTTTTGGCACTCTTCAGCTCATTTGTTAGCTCAAGCTATTTTAAATTTTTATCCTAAAGCAAATTTACATATTGGTTTTCCAATTGAAAATGGTTTTTACTCTGATCTAGATTTTGGAGAAGCGAATTTAAAAGATTTCAATAAGATTGAGAAAAAAATTATGGAAAACGCTCTAAAATCAACCACTTTTAAAAGTGATACATTTTCAAAAAATGAAGCTATAAAACATTATGAAGGAAACAAATATAAAATTGAATTAATCGAAAGTTTTCAAGTTATTACTTTTTGCACTTATGGAGATTTCACATATTTATGCAAGGGCGTACATATTCCGCATACTGGATTGATAAAAGCAGTAAAAATTCTCAATACATCCGGATCCTATTGGAAGGTAAATGAACAGCTTACTCGCATTTACGGAATTTCTTTCCCTAGAAAAGAATATTTAGAAGAGTATCTTCTTATTTTGGAGGAAACTAAAAAGCGTGATCATAGGAAATTAGGTAAAGAACTTGGTTTATTTATTTTTTCTGAACGTGTAGGATCTGGATTGCCTTTATGGGGACCTAAAGGTACCGACTTACTTAAACGTATGGAAAATTTTCTAATAAAGTTGCAAAAAAAATCTGGGTATGAAATGGTTATTACGCCCCATATTGGGCATAAAATACTTTATGAAACTTCAGGCCACTGGAAAAAGTATGGAAAAAATTCTTTTAAACCAATAAGGACTCCTAATAAAGAAGAGGAATTTCTTTTAAAACCAATGAATTGTCCACATCACTGTGAAATTTATCGAAATAAAAAATTCTCATACAGAGATTTGCCAAAACGTTTAGCTGAATTCGGGACGGTATATCGATATGAAAAAAGCGGAGAGCTACATGGGATTTCTCGTACTAGATCCTTCACTCAAGATGATGCCCACATATTTTGTACTCAAGATCAGTTGTCTATTGAAATTCAATCTGTGATTGATATGATCTTTTATGTATTTAGGGTCTTTGGATTTAAAGAATATACGGCAAAGATCTCTCTAAGAGATAATAGAAATTCTTATATAGGTTCTGAAGAAAATTGGAAAAAATCAGAAGAAGCTATTATTCACTCTTCAAGAATGAAAAACTTAAAAACTATTTTAGCATATGGAGAAGCAGCTTTCTATGGCCCTAAACTAGATTTTATGGTTAAAGATTCTCTAGGTAGAAATTGGCAATTAGGTACAATCCAAGTAGATTACAATTTACCTGAATGTTTTGATTTATCCTATAAAGGTATAGATAATAAATTTCATCGACCAGTTATAATTCATCGTGCACATTTTGGTTCTTTAGAACGATTTTCAGCGATTCTTTTGGAACACACAGTGGGAAATCTCCCACTTTGGCTTGCTCCAACCCAAGTTATTTTGCTTCCAATTAAAAAAAAAAATCTTAAATTTGCAAAAAAAGTTTTAGATTTGCTATATATTTATGGGGTAAGGTCTATCTTGGATGAGAGAAATGAAAATATCTCTAAAAAAATTAGAGATGCCGAAACCTATAAAATACCTATAATAGCTGTAATTGGAGACAAGGAACAAGAAAAAGGTACAATCTCTGTACGCAGACATATAATAGGAAATTTGGGATCTATTTCGATAAATCTCTTTCTAGACTTTCTAAGAAAAGAAATTAATTTTTATAAAAACATTTAA
- the ffh gene encoding signal recognition particle protein: MFESLKKNLEKAIHFLTVHGKINEKNISESLMEVRIALLDADVNIKVVKKFIERVKKKALGKKVFESFNKRKLLINIIHDELVELMGIRNYEIDLSKDLSVVFIFGLQGSGKTTFSVKLAHFLKKKRKKTLISTTDIYRPAAIHQIKVLSDQIGVTVISQNGNENTLEIAKRSVAFAKEGNYDVLIIDTAGRLSIDKVMMDEMKRIYKAIRPSESLFIVDAMTGQDAANTAKNFKDVLDFNGVVLNKLDGDAKGGAALTVCSISKKPIKFIGTGEKIEDLDIFYPERIAKSLLGMEDVISMVEKVNEQLSKEQAEELHRKIDQNKFDFNDFLSQIHKVKKMGPVKDLLGMMGMGNIFHKIELKGDLFKKTESIIYSLTEKERKNPELINESRKIRISKGSGNTIEEVDDLLKKFQYIKKIILKI; the protein is encoded by the coding sequence ATGTTTGAATCACTAAAAAAAAATCTAGAAAAAGCCATCCATTTTTTAACAGTACATGGAAAAATAAATGAAAAAAATATTTCAGAATCTCTAATGGAAGTGCGTATAGCATTATTGGATGCAGATGTTAATATTAAAGTAGTTAAAAAATTTATTGAAAGGGTAAAAAAAAAGGCGTTAGGTAAAAAAGTTTTTGAATCTTTCAATAAAAGGAAACTTTTAATAAATATTATTCATGATGAACTTGTTGAATTAATGGGTATACGAAATTATGAAATTGATTTATCAAAAGATTTATCTGTTGTTTTTATTTTCGGACTTCAAGGAAGTGGTAAAACGACTTTTTCAGTAAAACTAGCTCATTTTTTAAAAAAAAAAAGAAAAAAAACACTTATTTCCACAACGGACATATATAGACCAGCTGCTATTCATCAAATAAAAGTTCTATCCGACCAAATAGGGGTTACTGTTATTTCCCAAAATGGGAATGAAAATACTTTAGAAATTGCTAAAAGATCTGTCGCTTTTGCTAAAGAAGGTAATTATGATGTGCTAATAATTGATACGGCTGGACGATTATCTATTGATAAAGTAATGATGGACGAAATGAAGCGTATTTATAAAGCGATTCGTCCATCAGAAAGCCTTTTTATTGTAGATGCAATGACTGGACAAGATGCCGCAAATACCGCAAAAAATTTTAAAGATGTACTGGATTTTAACGGAGTCGTATTGAATAAACTAGATGGTGATGCTAAGGGAGGAGCTGCTCTCACTGTTTGTTCCATTTCTAAAAAGCCAATAAAGTTTATAGGAACTGGAGAAAAAATAGAGGATTTAGATATTTTCTATCCAGAAAGAATAGCGAAAAGCCTACTTGGAATGGAGGATGTAATCTCTATGGTGGAAAAAGTTAATGAGCAATTAAGTAAAGAACAAGCAGAAGAACTACATAGGAAGATTGATCAAAATAAATTTGATTTTAATGATTTTTTAAGTCAAATTCATAAGGTAAAAAAGATGGGACCCGTAAAAGATCTATTAGGAATGATGGGTATGGGAAATATTTTTCATAAAATTGAATTAAAAGGGGATCTTTTTAAAAAGACCGAATCAATTATATATTCTCTAACGGAAAAAGAACGTAAAAATCCGGAACTCATAAACGAAAGTCGAAAGATTCGTATTTCCAAAGGATCTGGAAATACTATCGAAGAAGTAGATGATCTTTTGAAAAAATTTCAGTATATAAAGAAAATAATTCTAAAAATATGA
- the argS gene encoding arginine--tRNA ligase has protein sequence MINFIHYMESIARKALHQCYNITSLRPEIQYTKLGDITWVIFTLEKKIKKSLREIGKEVGNSVLINTDIFESFQLIQGFLNFIWKDDYYLELFKSMIEDDFFVEKNKKKYSVMVEYSSPNTNKPLHLGHMRNILLGDSISRIFKANGKNVIKTQIINDRGIHICKSMIAWEKFSNGETPKSSGIKGDHFVGKYYVLFEKKWQKEVAFLCANGYKREIAEKKSEIMRDARETLIKWEYGKNETLNLWKKMNKWVYDGFDKTYRRLNVHFDEIQYESKTSILGRDIIKKGIENGFFFREKDGSIWVYFKGLEKKLLLRSDGTSLYITQDLGTTLERFKKHSIDSMIYVVGEEQNSHFQGLFLILKDLGYPWSIFHCSYGMVDLPSGKMKSREGTVVYADDLMDKMHRTARKLTQYLGKIPSLLEIIGIGALKYFILKVDPKKRILFHTENSIELKGNTATYIQYTYARIRSLELKTKIYNTFLENDFSLTYFEKKIIKILERYSFYLKNAERTLNPSIIANYVYDLAKSFNEFYQNINILNSKNIHQRKFRIYLSSISAKVIKRVMDLLGIKMLERM, from the coding sequence ATGATAAATTTCATCCATTATATGGAATCTATTGCTAGAAAAGCTCTACATCAATGCTACAATATTACTTCTTTAAGGCCAGAAATTCAGTACACCAAATTAGGGGATATTACTTGGGTAATATTTACCTTGGAAAAGAAGATAAAAAAATCTCTTAGAGAAATAGGAAAAGAAGTTGGAAATTCTGTATTAATTAACACAGATATTTTTGAATCTTTTCAGTTGATTCAAGGTTTTCTTAATTTTATTTGGAAAGATGATTATTACTTAGAGTTGTTTAAAAGTATGATTGAAGATGACTTTTTCGTCGAAAAAAACAAAAAAAAGTACTCTGTAATGGTGGAATATTCATCACCTAATACCAATAAACCTCTTCACTTGGGGCATATGCGGAATATTCTTTTAGGAGATTCTATATCAAGAATTTTTAAAGCAAACGGTAAAAATGTAATTAAAACTCAAATTATCAACGATAGGGGAATTCATATATGCAAATCTATGATCGCTTGGGAAAAATTTAGCAATGGGGAAACTCCTAAAAGTAGTGGGATCAAAGGAGATCATTTTGTAGGAAAGTATTATGTTCTCTTTGAGAAAAAATGGCAAAAAGAGGTCGCATTTCTATGCGCTAATGGGTATAAACGTGAAATAGCTGAGAAAAAATCAGAAATAATGAGGGATGCCAGAGAAACCTTAATAAAATGGGAATACGGTAAAAATGAAACATTAAATCTATGGAAGAAAATGAATAAATGGGTTTACGATGGATTTGATAAAACTTATCGAAGATTAAACGTTCATTTTGATGAAATACAATATGAAAGTAAAACCTCTATTCTAGGTAGGGACATTATTAAAAAAGGTATTGAAAATGGATTTTTTTTTAGAGAAAAAGACGGGTCAATATGGGTGTATTTTAAAGGACTAGAGAAAAAGCTTCTTCTTCGTTCAGATGGAACGTCTTTATACATTACTCAAGATCTTGGAACAACTCTTGAACGATTTAAAAAACATTCTATTGATTCTATGATCTACGTTGTTGGAGAAGAACAAAATTCCCATTTTCAGGGATTATTTCTTATCCTAAAAGATTTAGGATATCCTTGGTCTATATTCCATTGTTCTTATGGAATGGTTGATCTACCATCAGGTAAGATGAAGTCTAGAGAAGGAACTGTTGTTTATGCTGATGATTTAATGGATAAGATGCATAGAACCGCTAGAAAATTAACTCAATATCTTGGAAAGATTCCATCTCTATTGGAAATCATTGGAATAGGTGCTTTAAAATATTTTATTCTAAAAGTTGATCCCAAAAAAAGAATTCTTTTCCATACAGAAAATTCCATAGAATTGAAAGGAAATACAGCTACTTACATTCAGTACACATATGCAAGGATTCGTTCTCTTGAACTAAAAACAAAAATATATAACACTTTTTTAGAGAATGATTTTTCTTTGACCTATTTTGAGAAAAAAATTATAAAAATTCTTGAGCGATATTCTTTTTACTTGAAAAATGCGGAAAGAACTTTAAATCCCTCAATAATTGCTAACTATGTTTATGATTTAGCTAAAAGTTTTAACGAATTTTATCAGAATATAAACATTTTGAACTCGAAAAACATTCATCAAAGAAAGTTTCGTATTTATTTATCCTCTATAAGTGCAAAGGTTATAAAGAGGGTAATGGATCTATTAGGGATTAAGATGCTGGAAAGAATGTAG
- the sucD gene encoding succinate--CoA ligase subunit alpha: protein MSILVSKNSRIIVQGFTGKEGSFHSEQMIAYGSSILGGVSPGKGGKKHLGKPVFDTVDKAVRETSADVSVIFVPPAFAADAIMEAAESNISLIVCITEGIPIYDMIQVKRYLREKKSRLIGPNCPGVITVGESKVGIMPGFIFERGPIGIVSKSGTLTYEAADQIVASGLGISTAVGVGGDPIIGSSMQEIVSLFMEDDATEVIVIIGEIGGKMEKDAALGVREIGNKKPVIGFIAGQTAPKGRIMGHAGAIVGGEEDTAKSKIKIMRKCGIHIADTPSEIGQKVLEIFRKIKQKSGY, encoded by the coding sequence ATGAGCATACTAGTTAGTAAAAATTCTAGAATTATTGTACAAGGATTCACGGGAAAAGAAGGAAGCTTTCATTCTGAGCAAATGATTGCATATGGAAGTTCTATTCTTGGTGGAGTTTCTCCAGGAAAAGGAGGAAAAAAACATCTAGGGAAACCTGTATTTGATACAGTTGATAAAGCCGTTAGAGAAACAAGCGCCGATGTTAGTGTTATTTTTGTTCCCCCTGCATTTGCTGCAGATGCTATTATGGAAGCGGCTGAATCTAATATTTCCCTTATTGTTTGTATTACCGAAGGTATTCCTATTTATGATATGATTCAGGTGAAAAGATACCTTAGAGAAAAAAAATCTAGACTAATTGGACCAAATTGTCCAGGTGTAATTACAGTTGGAGAATCCAAAGTTGGAATTATGCCTGGATTTATTTTTGAGAGAGGTCCAATTGGGATAGTGTCAAAATCTGGAACGCTAACTTATGAAGCAGCTGATCAAATAGTGGCATCTGGACTTGGAATATCAACAGCAGTTGGAGTTGGTGGAGATCCTATTATTGGGAGTAGCATGCAAGAAATTGTTTCGTTATTTATGGAAGATGATGCTACCGAAGTGATTGTTATTATAGGGGAAATTGGGGGAAAAATGGAAAAAGACGCTGCGCTTGGGGTTAGAGAAATAGGTAATAAGAAACCGGTTATTGGGTTCATAGCTGGCCAAACAGCTCCAAAAGGAAGAATTATGGGACATGCTGGAGCTATTGTTGGAGGAGAAGAAGATACGGCTAAATCCAAAATAAAAATAATGAGAAAATGCGGAATACATATAGCAGATACTCCTTCAGAAATTGGACAAAAAGTACTTGAAATATTCAGAAAAATAAAACAAAAAAGCGGATATTAG